A portion of the Lolium rigidum isolate FL_2022 chromosome 1, APGP_CSIRO_Lrig_0.1, whole genome shotgun sequence genome contains these proteins:
- the LOC124708835 gene encoding uncharacterized protein LOC124708835, translating to MAAVGKLGKAKEADAARCRRHPSHRHAAGVCPFCLSDRLSRLSAAAKAAADASASSSASSPRSSGGESVASAPPPWRETRRARLGMLMRQEEAAAGDRHGGQEKAPAPAPVDAEEKKPAKRSNFWARLQQGRSWYRRDGCSLAHSKAAGDKTAKRAPLF from the coding sequence ATGGCTGCGGTGGGCAAGCTGGGCAAGGCCAAGGAGGCGGACGCGGCGCGCTGCAGGAGGCACCCGAGCCACCGGCACGCGGCGGGCGTGTGCCCCTTCTGCCTCAGCGACCGGCTCTcgcgcctctccgccgccgccaaggccgccgccgacgcctccgcctcctcgtcggcgtcgtcaCCGCGCTCGTCCGGTGGGGAGAGCGTcgcgtccgcgccgccgccctggcGCGAGACGAGGCGGGCGAGGCTGGGGATGCTGATGCGgcaggaggaggcggccgcgGGTGACCGTCACGGCGGCCAGGAGAAGGCGCCGGCTCCGGCGCCGGTGGACGCCGAGGAGAAGAAGCCGGCCAAGAGGAGCAACTTCTGGGCCAGGCTGCAGCAGGGGAGGAGCTGGTACAGGAGGGACGGTTGCTCGCTGGCGCACTCCAAGGCGGCCGGCGACAAGACCGCCAAGCGGGCGCCGCTGTTCTGA
- the LOC124674308 gene encoding LMBR1 domain-containing protein 2 homolog A-like, whose product MWVFYLISLPLTAGLVAATLRYFAGPAVPLYVLATVGYAWLCSLSFVILVPADIYTTITGNQKGDVGFFWSWSYWSSFILAWVVVPTIRGYEDAGDFTVKERLKTSIRANLLYYEIVGAIGFFGVILIMIMRHDWGGAILGFAMACSNTFGLVTGAFLLGFGLSEIPKDIWKNANWTRRQKVLSHIVAKMDVKLVNAHEEYCNTIAVVQATSKQMSKRDPVRPYMDIIDDMLAQMLRDDPLVKISGGKLEENDMDYDTDEKTMAELRRRLRRAHEEYCRCKSNYTTAVMEALELEDTVTNYEQHDADGWKYVSDIRESRSGTLGSFLDHIEFIWRCMLRKRLLKVLAVLLGCISTAILLAEATLLSTGVHLSLFSILINAAGKQEVLVQVVAFAPLLYMCICTYYPLFRIGMMVVYSLTPRQTSSVSLLMICSMVARYAPAISYNFLNLVHLGGDVRTTFEKRMGSIDDAVPFFGRNFNRIYPLIMVVYTILVAGNFFGYLFEIFGSWKRFKFWTEEEEDMDGFDPSGVFILQKERSWIEQARKLGEQVTPLARNFSSVSKDVESGNVLQAAEKVGLKVTVYPAKSEGGAQSKYGVNVDHKYSSITEHPNPSSHQSVKQVQKETHSTSISLEAGNSEKPSPVSVEAEPSAGVTSRWASMKAGFQSFRSNASFKKLLPSSLSRTSSSTSSESLDEIFEGLKRHSSKSIPQVDYLDEDDNTIDTS is encoded by the exons ACAATTACCGGCAATCAGAAGGGAGACGTTGGATTCTTTTGGAGCTGGTCTTACTGGAGCTCATTTATACTAGCATG GGTTGTCGTTCCTACCAtccgtggctatgaggatgctggagATTTCACTGTTAAGGAAAGGTTGAAAACCAGTATCAGAGCCAACTTGCTCTATTATGAAATTGTGGGAGCTATCGGCTTTTTCGGAGTCATTCTGATTATGATCATGCGTCACGATTG GGGTGGTGCTATTTTGGGCTTTGCCATGGCATGTTCAAATACCTTTGGACTAGTGACAGGTGCCTTTCTTCTTGGTTTTGGATTGAGCGAAATTCCAAAGGATATATGGAAAAATGCTAACTGGACTCGCCGCCAAAAAGTTCTCTCTCACATAGTTGCAAAGATGGATGTAAAACTTGTCAATGCTCACGAAGAATATTGCAACACAATTGCT GTTGTTCAAGCCACATCGAAACAAATGTCCAAGCGTGACCCAGTAAGGCCTTATAtggatattattgatgatatgctGGCTCAAATG CTGAGAGATGACCCACTGGTCAAGATTTCTGGTGGAAAATTAGAAGAAAATGATATGGATTATGATACTGACGAAAAAACAATGGCTGAACTTCGACGTCGACTTAGGAGAGCACATGAGGAGTACTGTAGGTGTAAAAG CAATTATACAACCGCTGTCATGGAAGCCCTTGAACTAGAAGACACAGTTACAAACTATGAGCAACATGATGCAGATGGATG GAAATATGTATCAGATATAAGGGAAAGTCGATCAGGCACACTAGGGTCCTTCCTTGACCATATAG AGTTCATTTGGCGTTGTATGCTGAGAAAGCGACTTCTGAAAGTTCTTGCTGTACTCCTTGGCTGCATCTCAACTGCCATACTGTTGGCTGAGGCCACTTTACTGTCAACTGGTGTTCATTTGTCACTTTTTTCCATTCTTATAAATGCTGCAGGAAAGCAAGAAGTTCTAGTCCAG GTTGTTGCATTTGCTCCGTTGCTGTATATGTGCATTTGCACATATTATCCGCTCTTTAGGATTGGGATGATGGTAGTCTATTCACTTACTCCAAGACAAACCAGCTCCGTCAGCCTGCTTATGATCTGCTC AATGGTTGCAAGATATGCTCCAGCTATCTCTTACAACTTTCTGAATCTCGTTCATCTTGGTGGGGATGTTAGAACTACTTTTGAGAAG AGGATGGGGAGCATCGATGATGCAGTTCCTTTCTTCGGGAGGAACTTCAACAGAATTTATCCACTCATTATGGTTGTTTATACCATACTAGTCGCTGGTAATTTCTTTGGATATCTGTTTGAAATTTTTGGAAGCTGGAAAAGGTTCAAATTCTGgaccgaggaagaagaagatatgGACGGATTTGATCCATCTGGGGTGTTTATTCTGCAGAAAG AAAGATCTTGGATTGAACAAGCGCGTAAACTCGGTGAGCAGGTTACTCCATTGGCAAGAAATTTCAGTTCTGTAAGCAAAGACGTTGAATCTGGAAACGTGCTACAG GCTGCAGAGAAGGTGGGATTGAAAGTAACAGTGTATCCTGCCAAAAGTGAAGGAGGAGCCCAGTCGAAATATGGTGTCAACGTTGACCATAAATATTCTTCCATTACGGAACATCCCAATCCCAGCAGTCATCAGTCAGTTAAGCAAGTGCAGAAGGAAACTCATTCCACCTCTATTTCGCTCGAAGCAGGGAACTCTGAAAAACCATCTCCTGTTAGTGTAGAAGCAGAGCCATCAGCTGGGGTCACGTCTAGATGGGCCTCGATGAAGGCGGGATTTCAGAGTTTCAGATCGAACGCGAGTTTCAAGAAGTTGCTTCCTTCGAGCCTATCACGTACGAGCTCATCTACTTCTTCAGAGTCGCTAGACGAGATATTCGAGGGATTAAAACGGCACTCAAGCAAAAGCATTCCACAGGTGGATTACCTTGATGAGGATGACAACACGATTGACACGAGTTGA